The following are encoded in a window of Xyrauchen texanus isolate HMW12.3.18 chromosome 42, RBS_HiC_50CHRs, whole genome shotgun sequence genomic DNA:
- the rb1cc1 gene encoding RB1-inducible coiled-coil protein 1 produces the protein MKLYVFQVNNGSTLTFDTELAVQTVLDLKHAIQAKYKIAIQHQVLVVNGGECMVAERRVCSYSAGTDTNPIFLFNKEMILCDRAPTIPKTTFSIENEMELKVEESLMMPAVFHTVASRTQLAVEMFEVAKKLSSFCERLVHDEHLQHQGWAAIMANLDDCTLSYQKLLLKFDSAYTNYQHDFEDIKIKLTRLGTAVSVMAKIPLLECLTQNSYRESLEKSSSPHSRTTDDGDDNEDVGETSTQSSILCPTATQKNRKSPSPISASGEASSQVSSSLQDRLKGSCSLKAALQEEESSPERGAMPTFNVTLLDWINVQDRPNDVESVVRKCFDSINRLDPRIIQPFLSDCRETITKLDNQNMKAIKGLEDRLYALDQMIASCKKLVNEQKELAQGFHANQMRAENLKDTSVLPDLCLSHANQLMIMLTNHRKLLDIKQKCTTAKQELANNLQVRLKWCCYVMLHADQDGKRLQALLRLLTELLERVRVVEALSTVPQMYCLAVVEVVRRKMFIGHYRQWASALVKDGKNLYEAEKVKRECFGKLFRKSFLKNRLFRGLDSWPSSSFCTRKPRKFDFELPDISLSDLQYLKTCCPSDVQTYLKVPTLCDFEPLNKHVEVLHQLVQAAQSVDEMSQTVTDLLNEQKVCCSQIAQRSTALTPRSESTMENTSISTKMLSTLILKAPECQPLSLPGPLEDLSPDSIDAQTFDFETIGHPNMDPVLQQSSLDLDSLAESPESDFMSAVNEFVIEGNLMSPNPISDPTSPEMMVESLYSSVINAIDSKRIQDTTLEKENSKIAALKLSADRYRSAAEESQNNLRKIKDDLHHFRGLVLKEQRDFGLALKTMTIEVQNVLNSIGNCLEKELREMQQTILQTLKDDHEKQIQTLTEELEGNLKIVRDVQRAMLDLEGLVACKEKEISELESEREHSMQDLQNLHKQTMLDLEEKILKQSEELKAALLSKDELAGQLENLHFEIERSQQKIKQEMENSEKTHLQELGARLSQQHEAELASVRLAKQSALDDLAQENLIKLRELMDSHSAELKEREGRLKDLEARVTDLADARCKLEVELALKDAETEDIRLQYEEAKSSQEETLKGELTTQTATLQTQIETLSQQLQQKNEEYEMGLAELRALMRLEKDHCISELMDRHEEESTLLRHEFSALKQKSQDAEKACEERLQKMQQDYEDQLFALQTEMKDEQRAFQEKELDLRTVTSDLQAENTLLSGRLDQERTEALQKLEDEKEVAVKTALQEALRDFQLQKEELETRLFEKTELLENQLKDRQSTEIVAAPLEQTEAGVEASVGSPLESGQWSEERASLLAKLELLEHTKNEEMQTLKTSLVAEQQTNFNTVLTREKLKKEQIINELTEKLNNVMQQQEKDKGLIETLSEDRACILQEKKQLEEELNRLRNTVLVSSSFFPPIPVSVAAESQGACGPANAEALSPSIPDPERLASLAAFRDEERVDSAVEASLMTVHEHSMLSEEKQRILILERTLHMKEEENKRLSQRLMSQSMSSVSSRHTEKIAIRDFQVGDLVLIILDERHDNYVLFTVGPTLYFLHSESLTALDLKPATGATRRPWVLGKVMEKEYCQAKKAQNRFKVPLGTKFYRVKAVPWNKKV, from the exons ATGAAGTTGTATGTGTTTCAAGTCAACAATGGAAGCACATTGACGTTTGACACTGAACTTGCTGTCCAAAC TGTTTTGGACCTTAAAcatgccattcaggccaaatatAAGATTGCGATCCAGCACCAGGTGCTGGTGGTCAATGGAGGGGAGTGTATGGTGGCAGAGAGGCGCGTGTGCAGTTACAGTGCTGGAACG GACACCAACCCCATCTTCTTGTTCAACAAAGAGATGATTCTGTGTGACCGAGCTCCAACCATCCCCAAAACGACCTTCTCCATAGAGAATGAGATGGAGCTGAAGGTGGAAGAGTCGCTCATGATGCCTGCTGTCTTTCACACGGTCGCCTCCCGCACTCAGCTTGCTGTG GAAATGTTTGAGGTTGCCAAGAAGCTGAGCTCCTTCTGTGAGCGTCTGGTCCATGATGAACACCTTCAGCACCAGGGATGGGCCGCCATCATGGCCAACCTAGATGATTGCACACTCTCCTATCAAAAACTCCTCTTGAAATTCGACAGTGCTTACACAAATTACCAACATGACTTTGAAGACATCAAAATAAAACTTACTAG ACTTGGCACTGCTGTTTCTGTCATGGCAAAGATCCCGCTGCTGGAATGTTTGACTCAGAATAGCTACAGAGAAAGCTTGGAGAAATCCAGCTCCCCACACTCAAGAACCACTGATGACGGTGACGATAATGAAGATGTTGGAGAAACATCAACCCAGTCCAGTATCCTCTGCCCCACCGCCACCCAGAAGAATCGTAAGTCGCCTTCGCCAATCTCTGCATCAGGAGAAGCGTCATCCCAGGTGTCTTCCTCTCTTCAGGACAGACTAAAGGGCAGCTGCAGTCTAAAAGCAGCTCTACAGGAAGAGGAGTCGTCTCCGGAAAGGGGAGCCATGCCCACTTTCAATGTCACGCTGTTGGATTGGATCAATGTGCAGGACAGACCTAATGATGTGGAGTCGGTAGTGAGAAAGTGTTTTGACTCAATCAACAGG ctTGATCCCCGAATTATTCAACCATTTCTATCTGATTGCCGTGAGACGATTACCAAACTGGATAATCAGAACATGAAGGCCATCAAAGGTCTTGAAGACAGATTGTATGCCCTTGATCAAATGATTGCAAGCTGTAAAAAGCTGGTCAATGAACAGAAGGAACTTGCTCAG GGATTTCATGCCAATCAGATGAGGGCTGAAAACCTGAAGGACACCTCAGTTCTGCCTGACCTTTGTCTGAGTCACGCCAACCAATTGATGATCATGCTGACCAATCACAGGAAGCTACTAGACATCAAGCAGAAGTGTACCACTGCCAAACAGGAGCTTGCCAACAACCTTCAAGTTCGTCTCAA ATGGTGCTGCTACGTGATGCTTCACGCTGATCAGGATGGAAAGAGGCTGCAGGCTTTGCTGAGGCTGCTAACGGAGCTGCTAGAGCGTGTACGGGTGGTGGAGGCGCTCAGCACAGTGCCACAGATGTACTGTCTCGCAGTAGTGGAGGTGGTCAGGCGCAAAATGTTCATAGGACATTACAGACAG TGGGCCAGTGCTCTTGTTAAAGATGGGAAGAACCTCTATGAGGCTGAAAAAGTGAAAAGGGAATGCTTTGGGAAGCTCTTCA GGAAATCGTTTCTCAAAAATCGGTTGTTTCGAGGACTGGATTCATGGCCATCTTCTTCATTTTGT ACCCGAAAGCCtcgaaagtttgattttgagctTCCAGACATTTCCCTGAGTGATCTACAGTATCTCAAGACCTGTTGTCCTTCCGATGTTCAAACTTACCTCAA GGTCCCGACACTGTGTGATTTTGAGCCTCTCAACAAGCATGTTGAGGTTCTCCATCAACTGGTTCAGGCTGCTCAGAGTGTGGATGAGATGTCACAAACTGTCACAGACCTATTAAATGAACAAAAG GTTTGCTGTAGCCAGATTGCTCAAAGATCCACTGCATTAACACCCAGATCTGAAAGCACAATGGAAAACACCTCTATCTCCACCAAAATGTTGTCCACTCTTATTCTGAAAGCACCGGAGTGCCAACCCCTGTCTCTCCCTGGTCCCTTGGAGGACCTATCACCAGACAGCATAGATGCCCAGACCTTTGACTTTGAAACCATTGGGCACCCTAACATGGATCCGGTATTACAGCAGAGCTCGTTGGACTTGGACTCATTGGCCGAAAGTCCAGAGTCTGACTTCATGTCAGCTGTTAACGAGTTTGTTATTGAGGGGAATTTGATGTCACCTAATCCGATCAGTGATCCCACAAGCCCAGAGATGATGGTGGAATCTCTTTACTCTTCTGTCATAAATGCAATCGACAGTAAGCGGATCCAGGACACTACACTCGAGAAGGAAAATTCAAAGATTGCAGCACTCAAGCTGTCAGCAGACAGGTACCGTTCCGCTGCCGAAGAGTCCCAGAACAACTTGAGGAAAATCAAAGATGACCTTCACCACTTTCGAGGTCTTGTTTTGAAGGAGCAACGGGACTTTGGACTTGCCCTAAAAACAATGACCATTGAGGTCCAAAATGTTCTCAACAGTATCGGAAACTGTCTTGAGAAGGAACTAAGGGAAATGCAGCAAACCATTCTCCAGACTTTGAAAGATGATCATGAAAAACAGATACAAACTCTTACTGAAGAGCTGGAGGGCAATCTGAAAATTGTCAGAGATGTTCAGAGGGCCATGCTGGACCTTGAGGGACTTGTAGCGTGCAAGGAGAAGGAAATATCCGAGCTGGAGAGCGAAAGGGAACATTCAATGCAAGATCTGCAGAATCTTCACAAACAGACCATGCTGGACCTTGAGGAAAAGATTTTGAAGCAAAGCGAGGAGCTGAAAGCTGCTTTGCTGTCCAAAGACGAACTTGCAGGACAACTGGAGAACCTTCACTTTGAGATTGAGCGTAgccaacagaaaataaaacaggaGATGGAGAACTCGGAGAAAACGCACCTTCAAGAACTGGGGGCACGGTTGAGCCAACAACATGAAGCAGAGCTGGCATCTGTCAGACTGGCAAAGCAAAGTGCACTTGATGACCTTGCCCAGGAGAACCTGATAAAGCTAAGAGAGCTGATGGATTCCCACTCGGCTGAGCTCAAGGAACGTGAAGGCCGTTTGAAAGACTTGGAGGCCCGTGTCACGGATCTTGCGGATGCTCGCTGTAAATTAGAAGTTGAGCTGGCTCTTAAGGATGCAGAGACCGAGGATATCAGATTGCAGTATGAGGAGGCCAAAAGCTCCCAAGAGGAAACATTGAAAGGGGAGCTGACTACCCAAACAGCCACCCTACAGACACAGATAGAGACATTGAGCCAGCAACTCCAGCAGAAAAATGAAGAGTATGAGATGGGGCTGGCTGAGCTACGTGCGCTCATGAGGTTGGAGAAGGATCACTGCATTTCTGAGCTCATGGATCGTCATGAAGAGGAGAGCACCTTGCTTCGACACGAGTTTTCAGCGCTCAAACAAAAGTCGCAGGATGCGGAGAAAGCCTGCGAGGAACGTCTCCAGAAGATGCAGCAAGATTACGAGGACCAGCTTTTTGCCTTACAGACGGAGATGAAGGACGAACAGAGAGCTTTCCAAGAGAAGGAGCTAGATCTAAGGACTGTTACTAGTGACCTGCAGGCGGAAAACACTCTATTGTCAGGGAGGCTGGATCAGGAACGGACTGAAGCTCTACAGAAGTTGGAGGATGAGAAGGAGGTGGCAGTTAAAACTGCACTACAAGAGGCCTTAAGAGATTTTCAACTCCAAAAAGAGGAGCTTGAGACAAGACTGTTTGAAAAAACTGAACTACTTGAAAATCAGCTCAAAGACAGACAATCCACTGAGAT AGTGGCAGCTCCTTTAGAGCAGACAGAGGCTGGTGTGGAGGCCAGTGTTGGGTCTCCGCTGGAAAGTGGCCAATGGTCGGAGGAGAGGGCATCCCTCTTGGCCAAGCTGGAGCTCTTGGAACACACAAAGAATGAGGAGATGCAGACCTTAAAGACCTCGCTTGTTGCTGAGCAGCAA ACGAACTTCAACACTGTTCTGACTCGGGAGAAACTAAAGAAAGAGCAAATAATCAATGAACTTACTGAGAAGCTCAACAATGTGATGCAGCAACAAGAGAAAGATAAAG gCCTGATTGAGACGCTCTCTGAGGACCGCGCATGCATCCTTCAGGAGAAGAAACAGCTGGAGGAGGAGCTCAACCGCCTGCGAAACACCGTCCTCGTCTCTTCGTCTTTCTTTCCACCCATTCCTGTCTCGGTCGCTGCAGAATCCCAAGGCGCCTGTGGCCCTGCCAACGCAGAAGCCCTTTCGCCCTCCATTCCTGACCCAGAGAGGCTGGCGTCCCTGGCTGCGTTCAGGGATGAGGAGAGGGTGGATTCAGCCGTGGAGGCCAGCTTGATGACAGTGCA tgaacACTCTATGCTATCTGAAGAGAAACAGCGCATACTGATTTTGGAAAGG ACCTTACACATGAAGGAAGAAGAGAACAAAAGACTTAGTCAAAGACTG ATGTCACAGAGTATGTCGTCCGTGTCATCAAGGCACACTGAGAAAATCGCCATCCGAGA TTTTCAGGTGGGCGACTTGGTTCTCATAATTCTGGACGAGAGGCACGATAATTACGTTCTCTTCACTGTTGGTCCCACACTTTATTTCCTGCATTCAGAGTCCCTTACTGCACTGGACCTCAAACCAG CGACAGGAGCCACGCGGCGGCCTTGGGTTCTAGGAAAGGTCATGGAGAAGGAATATTGCCAAGCCAAAAAG GCCCAAAACCGGTTCAAAGTTCCTCTCGGCACCAAATTCTACAGAGTAAAAGCCGTGCCATGGAATAAGAAAGTGTAA